Within the Hippoglossus stenolepis isolate QCI-W04-F060 chromosome 2, HSTE1.2, whole genome shotgun sequence genome, the region GTCGATGATAATGTCGTCCATGGTTTCGTTTCGAGAATCGTTACAGGCCAAAGACACACCGACACTAATCAGAAGGAATTAGGACCTGAAAAGTActgaagtttgtgtttgtttgattcgcactaaagtttatgagacacgtatttaaacacattttaaatgagcCAGGACATCGGGGTTAAAGGGACCAGAAcgatccagattcatgatccTACACCACCTCAGCAGGTTATTAGATTATATTATTCTACATGcgagtgattagaaaagagcagagtcTCTTGTTGACCGAGTGATGCGGGgtaatcgaggtaaaagtttgaaataatcgtgatattgatttgaagtaaTTTCACTCAGCCctattttgtattaattatttcAGATTACACATATCCATTGAAATGCGATGTTACTATGGAGATACTTACAAACCGAGGTAACGATCGGGCGTTTCGAGGTTCAATCTCCAGAGATTTGTTGAACAGATGATCAGCAAAGTCCTTCTCTGACATGTCCTCCATTGGGTTCAGGTTCTCGAAAAACTTCTGCtccaaaacacagaaagaaccGAACTTAGAACTTAACCTCCGAGATGAGCATGACAGAACCTGGCGATGAGGTCATCAGACGGACCCTGGTGTCGTTCTCCACCCTCAGACAGTACGGCTGGTTCTGGTACTGTTGGATCTCTCCGGTGATTTCAGCCACTTTCCGTCTCTTACTGAAGTTGATCAGATCTTTGCCGTGACGGCGCAGGAAGTCGGggtttccctcctctgtcttcagGATGTTGGTCAAGTAGATTCCTGTCGGACACACAGTAATTATTCCACCTTCCAGCATCTTGTTTAACTTGATTGAGACGTGACCGTGTGTTGGATCGTACCAAAGAAGGGGACACAGGGGGGGTTGATCGAGCGCAGTTTGGCTAAATATTTCTTGTAGTGATCTTCACTCAGCTCGTGAGCTTCCTCAAGGATTTTTCTCTGTCGACTCGGAATttgctaaaaaacaaaagaaaacaaacttttaatcGATGGTGTTTAATTCTGTGAAACTGCAGCGAATCAGGCGTCAGAGACGTTTTATGGTTTTCTCTATTTGATGAATTATattccaaatgttttttgttgttctgaTGAAGCTGCAGTTTCACCTGATTTCCACTTTACATTCTAACCTGACTTTGAGTTTGGAAATGGACACTTGTCCATGAGGGGAAACAGGTGAGTCAGTCTCAGACCCACGGAGCCATCACAACTCCAACCGTCACTTGATTACTTATCACAGTGAATTCTCAAACAGACGATCTTTAAATAATACAATGACAAACAATCCCAAAAATTGCAGATCGAACCTCATGGACACATAATCTGAACAAAAGACACCCAAGGGACCAGAACAACCTTTACCTCCTGATCTTAGTTACCTCGAAGGTGTGGTCCAGTCTATAGACAGGTGAGGAGTTCATGGCGCTGACGACCTCGAGAACCCCGTTAAAGTTGTTGAGTTCCTGAAAAACTTGCAGGATCTCGATGATTCGAGAAACAACAGCCACTCGCTCCTCTAGGTTCTCTGTTTCCACAATGCACCTGCAGAGAGAACGCACATCAGGACAGGAGCGGTACTACAGGTGTGTGGTTCTTTGGGTGTGCGACACTACAGGTGGGTGGAGGTCATACTTCTCAAACCAAAGGGTGAGGTTGGTCGTGTGTCGGATCATCCTCAGCAGGTTAGGAGAGTGAATCTCTTTATCCTCTTTGGTCCAGACGCTGCCGACCAGCTCCGACGGCTGCACCGCCCTGCAGGAGGTGACACGGGTGTGAGACAGGTTACGTGGGTGTGAGACAGGTCACGCGGGTGTGAGACAGGTGACGCGGTTGTGTTACCTGTAGAATTCGGACTCGAGCAGAGTGAGTTGTCGGGCAATCTCGATGGGATGCAGCGTCATAAGATCGAATTGCTCGCTGTTTCCTGGTTTACAGATGTGCCACTCGATTGGAGGAGGCAAGCTCTGGAAGGTGATGCTGTGACTGGGAACGCTCACCTGAACCTGCTTCTTCCTCTGGATGATCTTAGTGATTGACTCCACCCACTTCCTCATCGCCTTACCTGAAACACATGACATCATCTGTGACTTGCCCAGGTGGAGGTCGTGAtcatgaggtcacagtgacatcagcgTCATTCACCTGTTGACTTTACATGTGAAGAATTTAAAACTGTGACATgaactttacatttaaatcattcCTCTGTTGTCATGGACTGACACAAGtttttaaaggagacaaatTCACTGGGAACGGATCAATGTTCTTCAGCTGCTGTAAGAAGAACCAGATCAAAGTATCTACGACCTTCACATCCGGTGTTCTACAGGGATCAGAGAGCAGAGTACTAATGAGGGAGTaggatgtgttcaggtgtcaTGTGCATATACCTCGGACTGAGGCGATGAAGTCCTCCAGTCGTCTCAACAAGTAAGAGTCTCTCTCAAAGTCATAGAAGTGATGCTCCACCCAGTGACGACACACATTCAGtactctgcaggaggaggaggaggaagacgaggattAGAGTACTGGCTGTTTAACCACATGTAGGAAACCGGCTGCGGCGTGAACGTTATTGTTCACGTCCTTGCTCGGGTACTATGCTTGATACCGGAGGATTCCAGTAGAGGGCGCTCACTTCAGACTAAGGAGCACTCGGCTCTTTAATCTTTGACCGATCTTTGTAAAGGACTCGCTACTGCCCAAATCTTGTGGCCTTTCCCACATATACAACTTAGTGCAAACTCTCTGCATAgtcgcgttcacaacagcaacaaatcctctgcatcaTTCAAGCAagggctggtgcagcaggcagaggcaggacgtgacgTCTGccttctacgtgtgtggcaccgctttttcaaaAGAGatattccttttctttttgtttggtttttcatttttgcacctgacacgtgttagaagcgtcatcaaccacacacactcacggtGAACACAGCGggggggatctcctgctgtgttcccacatcggattctgcagatttgtcatcTGATGACTTTATTCtagggggccaggtggagaaagggtctgaaagcagcttaacgGACTGGATCACAGGTCAGCGATCAAGGGTCAGACTGGGATCAAGGTTCAGACTGGGATCAAGGGTCAGACTGGGATCAGGGTCAGACTGGGATCAGGGTCAGACTGGGATCAAGGGTTTAGACTGGGATCAAGGGTCAGACTGGGATCAAGGTTCAGACTGGGATCAGGGTTCAGACTGGGATCAGGGTTCAGACTGGGATCAGGGTTCAGACTAGGAACAGGGTTTAGACTGGGAACAGGGTTTAGACTAGGAACAGGGTTGAAGGATCAGATCCTGGGTCTTGGTGACAGGTCTCTGCTCATTGGACTGCAGTTCTCTACCTGAGCTGGACCGGTTGAACAAACTCTTTGCGGAAGCGTTTGAGTTCAGCGCTGAGCGGCTGCTCGCCTCCCTCCATGTGATCCGTCTCGTTGGGTCGCGGCTCCGGGATCTCAAACCTAAATCAGAGGCAAAAACCACACAATAAGAAACTGACAGGAAACGTCCTAGGTTTGTATTTCAACTCACTGATTGTATATATCCTGACGTGTTTTCTATGTGTTAAGCAAACTCAGACTTTGCAGTGATCACGTGACACCTCACACCTGTTACACACCAACAGACACGTGTGAGGACTACACCAGTCGttactttcttcttctccattaGAACACTGCACTAAAACCAATGGTTTTTGGGTAATGTGTTGAACGGTCAGGTGAGCTCACCTCTCCATGAGCAGGTCCAGCAGCTCCTGAGGTTTACAGAACGACCTGTAGGTGGTCAGAAATGTTCGGACAAAGTTTGGATCTGAGGGAGGAAACCGAGACAGGAAGCAGACAAACGAtcaataaatactgtacatgatCAACACTGAGCAGTTCTAAACAACTAATACCAAATCTGaaacaacactgtttacccatcaaactccagaagtgtatgtggactcaaacacttcacccatcgGCCTAGTGGTGAGGGATGCAGGGAAGAGGGAAGATGagggaatatatatatatatatatatatatattctggtgaactatccctttaattcaaATCACTTTTACCTGCCGACATGTTCAGAGTGATTGGTCCTATGATCTGACATATTACCCAGAATCCCTAGATTCCCCCGCAGAGTGACTTTGAGAGGGTCTTTCTTTCAGAGTAATAGATTATCACAGAGGCGCTTTTTACATACGAATCATCAGACACCAGGAAGCAACAATCAATCACCAGGAGTGATGTCATGCCTCACCTGCGTACATGTGGAAGGTGAGCCTCTCGATTAGTTTCAGGACCGTCCCTGCTTTGACGATGGGGATTCCGGACTTGGACTGGACGTTCTCTTCAAACACAACGTTCTCCTCCGAGTCTGGCTCGGCGAATCGGTACACCTCTGCTCCCGGCAGCCTCAtctgctcctccttctcctcctgcagcatgGCGGAGTCCAGCATGCGCTCCAGCGTGCTGCGGTACTGCAGCGAGATCAGCGCCGCCATCCAGCcgttcttctcctctgcagtcttggctgcaaacacaacactgttccCATCTTTTAGGATTATCTCAAAGGCGTGCCGGTACTCGCCCTCCTTGTCGTCCTTGTCATTGATCTGGACTTTCCGCATGAAGAATTTCTCTTTGAGCCGATACTCTGCCGTGGAGCCGGCCCCGGGAAGCCGTGGAGGGCCGTGGTTAGACTTGCAGCAGATCATCAGGCCGTCAAAGAGGAAGATGTGGCGCTCGTGTTTGGCGCCCACACGGGTCAGAGTGCCTTCCATAATGAACTCATTGCAGCACTGACCAATGTCCTTCCCCTCCCAGCCATCAATGTTCTTCTGGATCTCGTTCATCTTCTTGATGGCCAGGTGCTTCCCCTTCATCTGATGGCTGTAGAAACGACACGCTGACTCGCTGCAcgccacagaagaagaagaagaagaagacacagttACTTAGTGTTTCCTGTGTGGGGATCTGATGTTAGTGCTAAGACCTAATCCTGGACTCATCTGGTTCTGATttactttgatttaaaggaacagttcatCGGTTCCACCACAGCCTTCTTCATCAGAATTGTGAGTAACACCCCTAATGGTCAAACCTGCAAACTGCACctggacatttaggctttaaaTCGAGGgaatgattatttctgtttgttagtCTGATTCATGACGTCActctgctgatgaagaccagGTGTACTGGTTGAAAGAACTCAAAAACGTTTGCCACTGAAGAAGTGAACAgagattttatttctatatttgctGAAGAACAGAACTCTGCACTTGcgtcaggtaaaaaaaaactggatgaaCTATTCCTTTTGTCATCATTGGGTTGTTTTCTACATGTTCATCATGTGACAGCTGGGTGAGTTCTGATTGGACGACGAGCACAGGGTTGGTACAAACCAGCGAGGCTGCTATGATGGATGCACGCTCCAACAAGAATGAGGTCACAGCAGGAAGAAACAGGTGGACTGTTAAatacagtgacatcatcattatcatcactgtgacatcatcatcacaacctcAGGAAGTCACACAgaagcttttcaaaataaagtctcTTAATGTTTcaaaagtaaaatttaaaaGCATCTCAgtgaaaaacattaaagattAATATTAAACCAATAATCACATCTTCACTTGAACATGTGCACAGATGTGGTCAAACATGACATGAACAGTGATGTATTTCCGACTCATCGTTGATCGTATCTAACGTTCAGTAATAACAAATCAGAGTTTAGTTaataacaaacatcaaacatgtCTGTACCTTTAAGAGTCATGTGCTGCAGCTCAGGTAAATCTCCGCAGTGACACGAGACGTTCACGTGTTAACCGCTTTAAAGCAGAAGTGAACATGAGTCCGTCTGTTAGcaggttagcatgctaacacgtTTAAACAGGATGAAACCTCGACTGTCCAAATGTCCCTGAACGCAGCCAATCTGACAGAGATGGTGCGGTGTAAGGAAGTAAACAGACGAGGACGGGTGGAGCAGATGAGGACAGGTGGAGCAGAGGACGGGTGGAGCAGATGAGGACGGGTGGAGCAGATGAGGACGGGTGGAGCGGAGGACGGGTGGAGCAGTCTGAAGAGTGACGGACCGCTCGTTTtctctgagccagttcagaccaGTGgctgtttcagctgctgctcgaTAATCAGTTTACTGATAAACCCCTGAGGTATGTGAGCGAGTTTcacaaccagagagagagagagagagagagagagagagagagacagagagagacagagcagagagagagagagagagagagagagagagagagacagagacagagagagagagacagagagacagagagacagagagagagacagagagagagagagagacagagagagagagagagaaagagacagagagagagacagagagacagagagagagagacagagagagacagacagacagagagagagagagagagagacagacagagagagacagacagagacagagagagagagagagagagagagggagagagagagagacagacagagagagagacagacagagacagacagacagacagaggagagagagacagacagagacagacagacagagagcagacagacagacagacagagagagagacagagagagacagacagagagagacagagagagacagacagagagagagagagagagacagagagagagacagacagacagacagacagacagagagagagacagacagacagagagagacagacagacagacagacagagagagacagacagacagacagagaagcgagacagaaagagagagacagagagagagagagacagacagacagagagagcagacagacagagagagacagacagagagagagagacagacagaagacagagagagacagagagagagagagagacagacagacagacagacagacagacagaggagagagagacagacagagagacagaagagagaggacagacagacagacagacagagagagagagagacagagagagagacagacagacagacagacagacagacagacagagagagagagagagacagacagagagagagagaacagagaggacagacagacagagagagagagacagacagacagagagagacagacagagagaggcagagagagagagagagacagacagacagacagacagacagacagacagagacagacagacagacagacagacagacagacagagagaggagagagagagagacagagagagagacagacagacagacagacagagagagagagacagacagagagagagagagacagacagagagagaagagagagagagacagagagagagagagagagagagagagacagacagacagacagacagacagacagagagagagagacagacagagagacagacagacagagagagagagagacagacagacagacagagagagagagacagagagagagagcagacagacagacagacagacagacagacagacagagagacagacagacagacagacagacagacagagagagagagagagagagagagagacagagagacagacagccagaaagacagagagagagagacagacagacagagagagagagacagacagagagagagagagagagacagacagacagacagagaagagagagcagagagagacagacagacagacagaagacagagagagagacagacagagagacagacagacagacagagagagagagagacagacagacagacagacagacagagagagagagagacagagagagagagagacagacagacagacagacagacagacagagagagagagagagagacgaagagagagagagacagagagagacagacagacagagagagagagagacagacagacagagagagacagacagagagagagagagagagagagagagagagacagacagacagacagacagacagacagacagagagagacagacagacagacagacagacagacagacagacagacagagagagagagagacagacagagagagacagacagacagagagagagacagacagacagagagagagagagacagagagagagagagacagacagacagacagacagacagacagagagagagagagagagagagacagagagacagacagacagacagacagagagagagagagagacagacagacagagagacagacagacagacagacagagagagagagaggaagacagacagagagagacagagagagagagacagacagacagacagacagacagagagagacagagagagagacagacagagagacagacagacagagagagagagagacagacagacagacagacagacagagacagagagagagagagaagacagacagacagacagacagacagagagaagagagacagaggagagagagacagacagacagagagagagagagagacagagagacagacagacagagagagagacagacagacagagcagacagagagaggagagagacagagagagagagagagagacagacagacagacagacagacagacagacagacagagagagagagacagacagacagacagacagacagacagacagacagagacagacagacagagagaggagacagagagagagacagagagagagagacagacagacagacagacagagagagagagagagagagagacagacagacagagagagagagagaggagacagacagagagagagacagacagagagagagagacagagacagagagagagagagagagagagagagagagagacagacagagagagagacagagacagagacagactgccCCACCTACTACACCCAACCACTGCCCCACCAACCACTAGCACAGAAACTATCTCCAAGCTACTGCCCTCTACTGCTCCCACCTGACTTTTCTCCATCTGCATTTATTCGTCTCCACTCAGCTCAACATAAATGAAGCAAAGAAAGTGAAGTCTAATATCCACCTGCAATCATCCACCcatcagtttttttcctctcttcctccttctgtctcttctcttcctcctgtcgtcttcttcttcttatcctcctcttcctgtattcttctctcttcttcttttcgtCGTCCTCACAATATTTAAGTATAAACTTTactgacaaacagcagcagtcgTCTCAGTTCTTTTTTAACAGAACAATGAGCAGCCAAGCAGCTCCGCCCAGATAGTGACACTACTTCctgttcactcacacacacacacacacaatccaacCTGTGACCCTAACGAaccccccttcctctcctccctatCTATTTTAGTACAGAGAGGATGGGAGGAGTCCAACAcgctggactgtgtgtgtgtgtgtacagtgtttgtctttgtgtatactttgtgtgtgtgcgtcggtACCTGAGCCTCCGCTTAGCGAGGCTCCTGGAGCAGATCCTCTCGATGCTGCTCTGCAGGTTCAGTAGAGCAGTGATGGCCTGTTTCACACACTCTttatcctcctcatcctcactcttCTCCTCCAGTTGCTATGGGAACATATCAACTGAACTTAAATATTTAACCCTGAAAAACATCATGTACACAACATCTTGCATGTTCTTATTGAAGAGAATCACATAGATATAAGATAACCCAGCACAGAACTACAGACAGAACCAGGACCTACATCAGATTTATCAGGGCCAAGTAAAGACCAGAACCAACAGAGCTGATCTCAAGGACCAGGAGGACAGAATCAGTTCAGGTGTAGTTTGGGTGTACTTACAGCTGTAAGTAAAGGTGTTGGTACaggtgtgtgtacaggtgtggTGGTCTCACCTTGAGGATGTCGAACAGGTGCAGACAGTGGTAAACAGGTGTGAGCAGCAGTCTGGGCAGAACATACTGAACAGCTTCTTTAAAACCTTCACAGAtggactggagagagagagagagagagagagagagagagagagagagagagagagagagagagagagagagagagagagaagagagagaggagagagagagagagagagagagagagagagagagagagagagagagagagagagagagagagaagggagagacagagagagagagcagagagagagagaggagacagagagagagagaagagagagagcagagagagggagacgagacagagagagagagagagcagagagagagagagagagagaagagagagagagacagagagagagagagagagagagagagagagagacagagagagagagagagagagagagagagagagagacagagagagagaggagagacagagacagagagagggagacagagagagagggagagagagagagagacagagagagagagagggagacagaggagagggacagagagagagagacagagagagagagagagacagagagagagacagagagagagagacacagagagagagacagagacaaagacagagagagagagagacagagagagagagaggagagagagacagagacagagagagagagagagagagagagagcgagacagagagacacagagagagacagagacaaagacagagatggagagagagagagagagagagagacagagagagagagagacagagagagagagagagagagagagagagagagagaatcttcatcatcatcttcatcatcatcttcatcactgtgtATAATCTGTCAGACCATCAGACACGTTCATGTTCTCTCTACACATTCTGACTAATAGTGTAGAGAGTTTATGATGTCACCTAAAACTACAATTCCCATGAGCTTTAGCTTTAGCTGCTGTGGAGAAGCCTCTTTGAACTGAATGCTTGATGTTGTACATCAGACTGAATAGTAAATGTCAAACTACAGGAGAATCCTGCACAGCTCTGATGTCAGAGTCAGGGGCGGGGCTTACCTGCAGGTGGAAGGCAGCTCCAGGTTTGGACACCTGACTGAGGAAGTGTTCATGGAAACCAGAACGGAGGATGTCCTGAGCGTACGTCTCATAGGGGTCAAAGGCCAACTCCTGTCAACCAAATCCCACATCAGACAGAAGCAAACACATTGGCACAAGTGTACCAGCTACAGGTGTACCAGGTACAGGTGTATCAGCTACAGGTGTAT harbors:
- the LOC118120279 gene encoding LOW QUALITY PROTEIN: son of sevenless homolog 1-like (The sequence of the model RefSeq protein was modified relative to this genomic sequence to represent the inferred CDS: inserted 5 bases in 3 codons; deleted 1 base in 1 codon) — encoded protein: MQAAQLQYDFFNEENSPKWRGLLVPSLEKVLKQVHPTLGSQQEALQYIEELILLLLSMLCQAQPRSVQDVEERVQKSFPHPIDKWAIADAQAAIEKRKRRNPLALPVDKIHPLLKEVLGYKIDHQVSVYMVAVLEYISADILKLAGNYVRNIRHYEISQQDITVAMCADKVLMDMFHQDEEDISGFPLMDEEPSANEEQSYYELVRSFMSDGRQYLRHLNLLIKVFREPFTSSPMLFSPHDVDSIFSRIVDIHEVTVKLLGLIEDTVEMTDDGSPHPLVGSCFEDLAEELAFDPYETYAQDILRSGFHEHFLSQVSKPGAAFHLQSICEGFKEAVQYVLPRLLLTPVYHCLHLFDILKQLEEKSEDEEDKECVKQAITALLNLQSSIERICSRSLAKRRLSESACRFYSHQMKGKHLAIKKMNEIQKNIDGWEGKDIGQCCNEFIMEGTLTRVGAKHERHIFLFDGLMICCKSNHGPPRLPGAGSTAEYRLKEKFFMRKVQINDKDDKEGEYRHAFEIILKDGNSVVFAAKTAEEKNGWMAALISLQYRSTLERMLDSAMLQEEKEEQMRLPGAEVYRFAEPDSEENVVFEENVQSKSGIPIVKAGTVLKLIERLTFHMYADPNFVRTFLTTYRSFCKPQELLDLLMERFEIPEPRPNETDHMEGGEQPLSAELKRFRKEFVQPVQLRVLNVCRHWVEHHFYDFERDSYLLRRLEDFIASVRGKAMRKWVESITKIIQRKKQVQVSVPSHSITFQSLPPPIEWHICKPGNSEQFDLMTLHPIEIARQLTLLESEFYRAVQPSELVGSVWTKEDKEIHSPNLLRMIRHTTNLTLWFEKCIVETENLEERVAVVSRIIEILQVFQELNNFNGVLEVVSAMNSSPVYRLDHTFEQIPSRQRKILEEAHELSEDHYKKYLAKLRSINPPCVPFFGIYLTNILKTEEGNPDFLRRHGKDLINFSKRRKVAEITGEIQQYQNQPYCLRVENDTRKFFENLNPMEDMSEKDFADHLFNKSLEIEPRNARSLPRFVKKYTCPLKSPGIRPTSARPGTMRHPTPLQNEPRKISYSRIPDSEAEGVAVSAPNSPRTPLTPPPASAASSSTDVGSVFDSPQGPSSPFHSNCDSIFAVFSLPHGPRSSSVSSMVSFSRGSEDAPVPPPVPPRRRPESAPAESSPSKMMSKLDSXPAVPPRQPTCKLLPPRYSSSLSSSSPPDSPPSLPPREPLSSPLHLLPQGRXRCDLLPQAFFPSTTTSSPSISSIPTTSSPPPPPTPITPSPTPASRKMPLXSPPLVPLDGPPIPPRHSVPKLPQTYKRESLSHAPLLDTPPAL